From one Colletotrichum destructivum chromosome 3, complete sequence genomic stretch:
- a CDS encoding Putative SET domain-containing protein, with product MHYGNVLVLVAVIYTVQVFCSDPSILHMPNGGQDAQKLVASKDGTGLCYPRGQLGFDLHTLQQHNRSADQQSACVWSDSRKQHYCVFADPQFDYGKGITMITTAERARHIFKSNASVANRTSSARVSLFRTNASGRKGRGICSNSHIPAGSLITQESPILFLDANWMENTMSEEDLDTLQALAIEKLPEITRQAVHELYGGPDTDSLKEKIWTNGYGVSGGPTKNWPGLNDEMDSGMIAVHANISLTERQKINHSCRPNAAPQWNWDILAHKLYAVRDIAPGEEITMPYFDTIKTFQERQHHCKASQFADLSDDRINEIVLLEQSLENRQIAPAEPTAMAELLVSLYKQEGLDSFISKAYAIAAREWNGAGYEYQARSWAYQSVKAGLIAGSVGLKQGDLEDMEALLDGARKHWSWRYRVHQ from the exons ATGCATTACGGTAATGTTCTGGTTCTTGTCGCGGTGATTTACACTGTACAAGTATTTTGTAGCGATCCATCTATTCTGCACATGCCAAATGGTGGGCAAGATGCTCAGAAACTTGTCGCCAGCAAGGATGGTACCGGACTGTGCTACCCTCGAGGACAGCTCGGCTTTGATCTTCACACTCTGCAGCAGCACAACAGGTCGGCTGACCAACAGTCCGCCTGTGTTTGGTCAGACAGCCGCAAACAGCATTACTGTGTGTTTGCAGATCCACAGTTCGACTACGGAAAGGGCATAACCATGATAACGACGGCTGAGCGTGCCCGGCATATTTTCAAGTCCAATGCGTCTGTGGCAAACCGTACCAGCTCTGCCCGCGTGTCACTGTTCAGAACCAATGCCAGCGGTCGCAAAGGTCGAGGCATATGCTCAAACAGCCACATCCCAGCAGGCAGTCTCATCACTCAAGAGTCACCAATCCTTTTCCTAGACGCGAATTGGATGGAGAACACGATGTCTGAAGAGGATCTTGATACGCTCCAAGCATTAGCTATCGAAAAACTACCAGAAATCACCCGCCAAGCAGTTCACGAGCTCTACGGAGGCCCAGATACAGACAGCCTCAAGGAAAAGATTTGGACGAATGGATATGGAGTCTCCGGTGGGCCTACAAAGAACTGGCCAGGGTTGAATGACGAGATGGATTCCGGCATGATTGCGGTTCATGCGAATATATCT CTGACGGAACGACAGAAGATAAACCATAGTTGTCGCCCGAACGCGGCGCCTCAATGGAACTGGGATATCTTGGCACACAAGTTATACGCAGTCCGCGACATTGCTCCTGGGGAAGAGATTACTATGCCCTATTTTGATACTATAAAAACCTTCCAAGAGCGTCAACA CCATTGCAAGGCTAGCCAGTTTGCCGACTTGTCCGACGATCGTATCAACGAGATTGTGTTGCTGGAACAGTCTCTGGAAAATAGGCAAATCGCACCGGCCGAACCAACAGCAATGGCCGAGTTGCTAGTCAGTCTATACAAGCAAGAGGGTCTGGACTCCTTTATTAGCAAGGCATATGCAATTGCTGCACGCGAATGGAATGGTGCAGGTTATGAGTATCAAGCACGTTCATGGGCATATCAGAGTGTCAAGGCTGGTCTGATCGCTGGTTCAGTAGGATTGAAGCAGGGGGATCTGGAGGATATGGAAGCGTTGTTGGATGGGGCAAGGAAGCATTGGTCCTGGAGATACCGAGTACACCAGTAG
- a CDS encoding Putative dihydrolipoamide acetyltransferase/Pyruvate dehydrogenase protein X component, with protein MISTVLRRTVRPNALLRSNLSSQILRCYASYPPHTVIKMPALSPTMTAGNIGAWQKKAGDSIAPGDVLVEIETDKAQMDFEFQEEGVIAKLLKESGEKDIPVGNPIAVLVEEGTDVSAFEGFSAADAGGEAAKPAPKEQPKEESKPAAAPTPEPENSSEDFNKPAGKLENALDREPNASFGAVRLAKEKGVNIRDIKGSGKGGKITEDDVKKAISSPAPAAAASGASYEDIPISGMRKTIASRLQESTQNNPHFYVSSSISVSKLLKLRQALNASSDGKYKLSVNDFLIKAIGVASKKVPQANSSWRGDVIRQHNTVDVSVAVSTPTGLITPIVTGVEARGLEGISTEVKKLAKLARDGKLKPEQYQGGSISISNMGMNDAVDNFTAVINPPQSTILAIGTTKKVAVPALSEDGTTGVEWDDQITITGSFDHKVVDGAIGAEFLKELKKVLENPLELLL; from the exons ATGATCTCCACGGTTCTGAGACGGACTGTCCGTCCCAACGCCCTCCTCCGCAGCAACCTCTCTTCCCAGATCCTGAGATGTTACGCCTCGTACCCCCCGCACACCGTCATCAAGATGCCCGCCCTGTCGCCCACCATGACGGCGGGAAACATCGGAGCCTggcagaagaaggccggtGACAGCATCGCCCCCGGtgatgtcctcgtcgagatTGAGACCGATAAGGCCCAGATGGACTTTGAGTTCCAGGAGGAGGGTGTCATCGCCAAGCTGCTTAAGGAGTCCGGTGAGAAGGACATCCCCGTCGGTAAC CCCatcgccgttctcgtcgaggagggcacCGATGTTAGCGCCTTCGAGggcttctccgccgccgacgccggtggGGAGGCCGCCAAGCCCGCTCCCAAGGAGCAGCCCAAGGAGGAGtccaagcccgccgccgctcctaCCCCCGAACCCGAAAACTCCTCCGAGGACTTCAACAAGCCCGCCGGCAAGCTCGAGAACGCCCTGGACCGTGAGCCCAACGCTTCCTTCGGTGCCGTGCGcctcgccaaggagaagggtgTCAACATCCGCGACATCAAGGGATCCGGCAAGGGTGGCAAGAtcaccgaggacgacgtcaagaaggccatctcctcccctgcccccgccgctgctgcctccgGCGCCAGCTACGAGGACATCCCCATCAGCGGCATGCGCAAGACCATTGCCTCGCGCCTCCAGGAGTCCACCCAGAACAACCCCCACTTCTACGTCTCGTCGAGCATCTCGGTCAGCAAGCTCCTCAAGCTTCGCCAGGCCCTCAACGCCTCCTCGGACGGCAAGTACAAGCTGTCCGTCAACGACTTCctcatcaaggccatcggcgtcgcctccAAGAAGGTGCCCCAGGCTAACTCGAGCTGGCGCGGCGATGTCATCCGCCAGCACAACACCGTCGACGTCTCTGTCGCCGTCTCCACCCCCACCGGCCTCATCACCCCCATCGTCACGGGCGTTGAGGCTCGCGGCCTTGAGGGCATTTCCACCGAggtcaagaagctcgccaagctcgCCCGCGACGGCAAGCTGAAGCCCGAGCAGTACCAGGGCggctccatctccatctccaacatgGGCATgaacgacgccgtcgacaactTCACCGCAGTTATCAACCCTCCCCAGTCcaccatcctcgccatcggcaccaCCAAGAAGGTGGCCGTGCCCGCCCTGTCCGAGGACGGCACCACCGGCGTCGAATGGGATGACCAGATCACCATCACCGGTAGCTTCGACCacaaggtcgtcgacggtgcCATTGGTGCCGAGTTCCTCAAGGAGCTGAAGAAGGTCCTCGAGAACCccctcgagctccttctGTAA